CGAAACAGAAATTATTAGATGGCTATCTAGAGACTCCAACAAAGCCTCTACCTGAATGATGGAATTTAAGTTTGTTATTGCTTTATACATCAAACTTATTTTTAGATTCCATACAAAACGCTAACGCTGATTCCGTTTCACCAAAAATTTGAACATGTGCATCTTGTGCAAATAGCCTTTTATAAGACCCAATAAGCAGTTTACTATGCAATGTGTCCACTACAAAAGCTTGTGTGATAATATGCCTTTTTAAAATGGGACTTTCGGCAAAAAACTTGGCTGCTTTAGGAGAAAAATTACCAATGAAATTACGAATATCAATAAGTAAAGGCATTGCTTTACCATCCGTTAATTTTTGGATTTTCATTAAATAGGCTTCTGATGCTTCAATGGTCAGATAACAATCTGATTGATTAAACGTACAGAACAAAATTTCGTTTTCAATCCAAAATTTAACTTTCTCGGAATGATTTAGTATTGACGTACTCATAGGTTTGCATTATTTGGGGCATTATGCAAATTATGTATGCCAATATGCATGCCAAACAAATAATAGCCTTGCAATAAACCGCTAAACAACTGAAAGTGAGCTGGTAGAAAAATACGAAACAAAAAGGACTCTATTTGAAGGCCACGGCTAACCGAGATAAATGTTCGATAAACAGGAGTTCCACGGTATATCGTGATTTATTACAATTTTTTAATCCCTAACTTTTTCATTCTATCTCGTAACGTACTTGGCTTCATTTTAAGTAATTCAGCTGCGCCTTCGGCACCTTCAATTTTCCCATTTGTTGCTTTTAATATTTTCTTTATGTGAATTCTTTGAACATCATCGAGAGACAGACTTGTAGAAGAAATTAAGGCCTTCTTTTCGGACGACTTGAAATCGGGTATTATTAGTTTCTCATTATTAGATAAAATTATAGCTCTTTCCACCAAATTTTCCAACTCTCTAATATTTCCAGGCCAGGAATACGATTGCATATTACGTTTGGTTTCTTCAGATATAAATTTGACACTTTTATTATAAAGTTTACTATACTTATTTACAAAATGCTCCAATAGTATTGGAATATCCTCAATGCGTTCACGTAAAGGCGGAATAGTAATTGGAAACACGTTTATCCTGAAGTATAAATCTTCACGAAAATTTTTATCTTTTACCTCCTGCTTTAAATCTCTATTCGTAGCGGTAATAATCCTAATATCTACCTTTTCTGTTTTAGTACTTCCTATTTGTTCTACCTCCGACTCCTGAATAGCTCGTAGTAATTTTGGTTGCATATCCATAGGCAATTCGCCTATTTCATCTAAAAACAAAGTACCACCATCTGCTAATTGAAACTTCCCCAGTTTATCATTAATAGCACCTGTAAACGATCCTTTTTTATGACCAAACAACTCACTCTCAATAAGTTCTTTAGGAATAGCCGCACAATTAACTTTAATCAAGGGCTTGTTTTTTCTATCACTAATATTATGGATTGCTCTTGCCAACAGCTCCTTACCAGTTCCTGACTCCCCTAAAAGCAATACGGTTGCTTTAGTGGTTGCCACACGTTCAACATCCGTTAGCACTTGGCTAAACGAATTACTGCCATATACCATTTCTTCATAATTGAAAACTAAATCAATTTCTTCCCGCAAATAGATGTTTTCCTGCTCTAGTTTTTTTTGTAGGTTTTTTAACTCTAAATTTAATCCCACTAGTTTTTGATTGGACTTAATGAGTTCTATTTCAGCTGTATTTCTTTTATCACATTCAACTGCTAATGAAATAATATTGGCTATTGACGTTGCAAATTCCTCGTCTTCAATGGTCCATTCTTCTTTTGAACCAATTTGCTCAAAACATAAAACACCATAATGCGCTTGGTGACCTTGA
Above is a window of Bizionia sp. M204 DNA encoding:
- a CDS encoding sigma 54-interacting transcriptional regulator, whose translation is MKKNPSRLSQNELAQLFHDNTLLCFLNREGEFLQLSQPLCKFLGYQENELLFKNINLLQPSLFSDDVRMGFWDSIKKEAHWNGVVNLLMSEGSRKNVMCNFVRLKNPETEKAYFFGVFEPNSMPVSFGEFTANDICFNWFFNNSPIAKSLFSLKTFQFVDVNAAWENYTGFKKADVLNKTPSKLKIHDIFDSIFIKKIQANKDDCITIDEIKLNVSSGTPKYATITFKKIYIHNEVFLLQIITDITDRLRYQKELEAMSQKSVQKKDVILKLAGLVGGDLSYVFKEITRLTAKTMRIERVSIWQFEDENNIIACQSAYNLKEHDYFKQAEFKAHDYPKYFQYLFKHKTLRVDDAIHGEQTEEFAERYLKPLNITATLDVLIQGHQAHYGVLCFEQIGSKEEWTIEDEEFATSIANIISLAVECDKRNTAEIELIKSNQKLVGLNLELKNLQKKLEQENIYLREEIDLVFNYEEMVYGSNSFSQVLTDVERVATTKATVLLLGESGTGKELLARAIHNISDRKNKPLIKVNCAAIPKELIESELFGHKKGSFTGAINDKLGKFQLADGGTLFLDEIGELPMDMQPKLLRAIQESEVEQIGSTKTEKVDIRIITATNRDLKQEVKDKNFREDLYFRINVFPITIPPLRERIEDIPILLEHFVNKYSKLYNKSVKFISEETKRNMQSYSWPGNIRELENLVERAIILSNNEKLIIPDFKSSEKKALISSTSLSLDDVQRIHIKKILKATNGKIEGAEGAAELLKMKPSTLRDRMKKLGIKKL